A portion of the Microbacterium hominis genome contains these proteins:
- a CDS encoding glycosyltransferase yields MTSRPTMLILSYSPIARDARVLKQVARFTRDFDVTTCGYGPAPEGVVEHISIPDDQRYNDLDGKLITLKRYRTAYWRLSAVKWSRQALRGRRFDVAIANDVEAVPVAVKLRPRHGVLADLHEYSPRLHDDNALWFQRITPWFEWVVARYVTRADAWTTVSRGIVDEYEKNFGFRAELVTNAAPFSEAAPSDVSAPIRLVHSGACLRNRRLHVMAEAVEAAAADVTLDFYLTPNDPPYLEELKEFAAASSRVTVHDPVPYAQLAATLPAYDVGIHVLPPINFNNKLALPNKLFDYIQARLGVLIGPSEEMAFYVETYDVGEIADDFTVEATTAALDRLTVESVARFKSNADRHAEELAGERQVEVWEAIITRLMAKRKR; encoded by the coding sequence ATGACTTCCCGCCCGACGATGCTCATCCTGAGCTATTCGCCGATCGCCCGCGACGCCCGCGTGCTCAAGCAGGTGGCCCGGTTCACGCGGGACTTCGACGTCACGACCTGCGGCTACGGGCCGGCGCCCGAGGGCGTCGTCGAGCACATCTCGATCCCCGACGACCAGCGGTACAACGACCTCGACGGAAAGCTCATCACGCTGAAGCGGTACCGCACGGCGTACTGGCGCCTGTCGGCTGTGAAGTGGTCGCGGCAGGCGCTGCGCGGTCGCCGGTTCGATGTCGCGATCGCCAACGACGTCGAGGCGGTCCCGGTGGCCGTCAAGCTCCGCCCGCGGCACGGCGTGCTCGCCGATCTGCACGAGTACAGCCCGCGCCTCCACGACGACAACGCGCTGTGGTTCCAGCGCATCACGCCGTGGTTCGAATGGGTGGTCGCCCGCTACGTCACCCGAGCGGATGCCTGGACCACGGTCAGCCGCGGCATCGTCGACGAGTACGAGAAGAACTTCGGATTCCGCGCGGAGCTGGTCACGAACGCGGCGCCGTTCTCGGAAGCCGCACCGAGCGACGTCTCCGCGCCGATCCGCCTCGTCCACAGCGGTGCCTGCCTGCGCAACCGCCGACTGCACGTGATGGCCGAGGCGGTGGAGGCGGCAGCCGCCGACGTCACCCTCGACTTCTACCTGACCCCCAACGATCCGCCGTACCTGGAAGAGCTCAAGGAGTTCGCCGCCGCGTCCTCGCGCGTGACCGTGCACGATCCCGTGCCGTACGCGCAGCTGGCCGCGACCCTCCCCGCGTACGATGTCGGCATCCACGTGCTCCCGCCGATCAACTTCAACAACAAGCTCGCCCTCCCGAACAAGCTGTTCGACTACATCCAGGCCCGCCTCGGCGTGCTCATCGGCCCGTCTGAGGAGATGGCGTTCTACGTCGAGACCTACGACGTGGGCGAGATCGCCGACGACTTCACGGTCGAGGCGACCACGGCCGCCCTCGATCGGCTCACCGTGGAGTCGGTGGCCCGCTTCAAGAGCAACGCCGACCGTCACGCCGAGGAGCTCGCCGGCGAGCGTCAGGTCGAGGTGTGGGAGGCGATCATCACGCGCCTGATGGCGAAGAGGAAGCGGTGA
- a CDS encoding ABC transporter ATP-binding protein, with amino-acid sequence MKLVASTYRELIVWLPADARAYLRRYILVSCILAVLDIAAIMLLALSLAPMISGTSINLPIIGTVGPDMFIWVFGSVALLILLKSTLSLLQQWFATRRFASFELEIGRRLFDSYIKAPWTHRLARNTAQIVRIADVGIANATAGFLMPIIQLPALVVSFVLILGVLIIAQPLTALITVVYLGGIMALLYWVVSGKSVQAGRVSRDYSLKVSALMTEMVQALKEITLRNKIAEIADVVQYNRSFSTRARANMTFLGSVPVFVLNAALVGGFVLVGGMGYVTGGMQAAIGSVALFAVAGFRLIPSLTGFQSIVTTTTANVPHVQGVIFDIKASQVHIETAEKLGKDPIVGHPKVLRMSGVSFGYPGHEDTPALHGIDLDIPIGSSLALVGSSGAGKSTLVDVLLGLLVPQQGTIMLDSQNLEDILAAWRSRVGYVPQDVALFDGTIAQNVALAWDDEDIDFDKVQESLVRAQLWETVAKREGGVQGRIGERGLALSGGQRQRLGIARALYSDPLILVLDEATSALDTKTESLVTAAIRGLKGEVTIVSVAHRLSTIRDSDLICFLQDGTIAARGTFEELVEAVPNFAEQAQLAGLA; translated from the coding sequence ATGAAGCTCGTCGCGAGCACCTATCGCGAGCTGATCGTGTGGCTCCCCGCCGATGCGCGCGCATACCTGCGCCGCTACATCCTCGTCTCCTGCATCCTCGCCGTGCTCGACATCGCCGCGATCATGCTGCTGGCGCTGAGCCTGGCACCCATGATCTCGGGGACGTCGATCAATCTCCCGATCATCGGCACGGTCGGACCGGACATGTTCATCTGGGTCTTCGGATCGGTCGCGCTGCTGATCCTGCTCAAGTCGACGCTGTCGCTGCTGCAGCAGTGGTTCGCCACCCGGCGCTTCGCGTCGTTCGAGCTGGAGATCGGCCGTCGGCTGTTCGATTCGTACATCAAGGCGCCCTGGACCCACCGGCTGGCCCGCAACACCGCGCAGATCGTGCGCATCGCCGACGTCGGCATCGCCAACGCGACGGCCGGCTTCCTCATGCCGATCATCCAGCTGCCGGCGCTGGTGGTCAGCTTCGTGCTGATCCTCGGGGTGCTCATCATCGCGCAGCCGCTGACGGCACTCATCACGGTGGTGTACCTGGGCGGGATCATGGCGCTGCTGTACTGGGTCGTGTCGGGCAAGTCGGTGCAGGCGGGACGGGTCTCCCGCGACTACTCGCTGAAGGTCTCCGCGCTCATGACCGAGATGGTCCAGGCGCTCAAGGAGATCACGCTGCGCAACAAGATCGCCGAGATCGCCGACGTCGTGCAGTACAACCGCTCCTTCAGCACGCGGGCGCGCGCGAACATGACCTTCCTCGGCTCGGTCCCGGTGTTCGTGCTGAATGCGGCCCTCGTGGGCGGCTTCGTGCTCGTGGGCGGGATGGGGTACGTCACGGGCGGGATGCAGGCGGCGATCGGGTCGGTGGCGCTGTTCGCCGTCGCCGGCTTCCGGCTGATCCCGTCGCTGACGGGCTTCCAGAGCATCGTCACCACGACCACCGCCAACGTCCCGCACGTGCAGGGCGTGATCTTTGACATCAAGGCGTCGCAGGTGCACATCGAGACGGCCGAGAAGCTGGGCAAGGATCCGATCGTCGGGCACCCGAAGGTGCTCCGCATGTCGGGGGTGTCTTTCGGCTACCCCGGCCATGAGGACACCCCCGCCCTCCACGGCATCGACCTGGACATCCCGATCGGCAGCTCGCTGGCACTCGTGGGCAGCTCCGGCGCCGGCAAGTCGACGCTGGTCGACGTCCTGCTGGGTCTGCTCGTGCCGCAGCAGGGCACGATCATGCTCGACAGCCAGAACCTGGAGGACATCCTCGCCGCGTGGCGCTCGCGCGTCGGATACGTGCCGCAGGACGTCGCACTGTTCGACGGCACGATCGCGCAGAACGTCGCGCTCGCGTGGGACGACGAGGACATCGACTTCGACAAGGTGCAGGAATCGCTCGTGCGCGCGCAGCTGTGGGAGACGGTCGCCAAGCGCGAGGGGGGCGTGCAGGGCCGCATCGGCGAGCGCGGACTGGCCCTCTCGGGCGGGCAGCGGCAGCGCCTCGGCATCGCCCGCGCCCTGTACAGCGATCCGCTCATCCTCGTGCTCGACGAGGCCACCAGCGCCCTCGACACGAAGACCGAGTCTCTGGTGACGGCCGCGATCCGCGGGCTCAAGGGCGAGGTGACCATCGTCTCGGTCGCCCACCGGCTCTCGACGATCCGCGACAGCGACCTCATCTGCTTCCTGCAGGACGGCACGATCGCCGCCCGCGGCACGTTCGAGGAACTCGTGGAGGCCGTGCCGAACTTCGCCGAGCAGGCGCAGCTGGCGGGCCTGGCGTGA
- a CDS encoding Gfo/Idh/MocA family protein gives MAALRAGLLGVGMMGRHHARVLREIDGVDLVAIADPGGDPHGVAGELAVLPDIDALIEAGIDIAVVAVPTRYHEDAALKLAAAGVHTLVEKPIADTVAAGRRMADAFAAAGLVGAVGHIERFNPALQQLRRRLEAGELGSVYQIMTRRQGPFPSRIADVGVAKDLASHDVDLTAWVAQSEYVNVFAQTTFKSGREHEDMIAITGRLGSGVIVNHLVNWLSPMKERMTVVTGEKGAFVADTATGDLTFFANGTIPLEWESVSSFRGVSEGDVTRYAFAKREPLRVEHEAFRDAVLGKPSDVVTMEQGLRTLAVVEAALDSARSGGSVAL, from the coding sequence ATGGCCGCCCTGCGGGCCGGACTGCTCGGCGTCGGCATGATGGGGCGTCATCACGCCCGCGTGCTGCGCGAGATCGACGGCGTCGACCTGGTCGCGATCGCCGACCCCGGTGGAGATCCCCACGGCGTCGCCGGCGAACTCGCCGTGCTCCCCGACATCGACGCGCTCATCGAGGCCGGCATCGACATCGCCGTCGTCGCGGTGCCGACGCGCTACCACGAGGACGCCGCACTCAAGCTCGCGGCCGCCGGCGTGCACACGCTCGTCGAGAAGCCGATCGCCGACACCGTGGCGGCCGGCCGCCGCATGGCCGACGCGTTCGCGGCCGCCGGGCTCGTGGGCGCCGTCGGGCACATCGAGCGGTTCAACCCGGCCCTGCAGCAGCTGCGCCGACGGCTGGAGGCGGGAGAGCTCGGCAGCGTCTACCAGATCATGACGCGCCGGCAGGGCCCGTTCCCGTCGCGCATCGCCGATGTGGGCGTCGCCAAGGACCTGGCTTCCCACGACGTCGACCTCACCGCCTGGGTCGCCCAGAGCGAGTACGTCAACGTCTTCGCGCAGACCACCTTCAAGAGCGGACGCGAGCACGAGGACATGATCGCGATCACCGGGCGCCTGGGCTCGGGCGTGATCGTCAACCACCTCGTCAACTGGCTGAGCCCGATGAAGGAGCGCATGACGGTCGTCACCGGCGAGAAGGGAGCGTTCGTGGCCGACACGGCGACGGGCGACCTCACGTTCTTCGCGAACGGCACGATCCCGCTGGAGTGGGAGTCGGTGTCGTCGTTCCGCGGGGTCTCCGAGGGGGATGTGACCCGATACGCGTTCGCCAAGCGCGAGCCGCTGCGCGTCGAGCACGAGGCCTTCCGCGACGCCGTGCTGGGCAAGCCCAGCGACGTCGTCACGATGGAGCAGGGCCTGCGCACGCTCGCCGTCGTCGAGGCGGCGCTCGACTCGGCGCGGTCGGGCGGCTCGGTCGCGCTGTGA
- a CDS encoding DegT/DnrJ/EryC1/StrS family aminotransferase yields MSEFIPPAKPIIGDEEREAVDRVLRSGMVAQGPEVAAFEREFADHFVDGRPVVAVNSGTAGLHLGLLAAGVGAGDEVIVPSFTFAATGNSVALTGATPVFADIEPDTFTLDPAAVEASITDKTTGIMPVHLYGHPARMRELEAIAAKHGLDLYEDAAQAHGAALDGRPVGTFGAFAMFSLYPTKNMTSGEGGMISAADEQIARRARLLRNQGMERQYDNEVVGFNARMTDIHAAIGRVQLTKVDAWTAQRRQNAAFLDANLRGVVVPPVVDGAVHVYHQYTIRVEDDRDGFVRALKEEHAVGSGVYYPIPNHRLPSLAPYAPGLELPQTEKAASEVVSLPVHPSLSQDDLERIVAAVNAVAGAGA; encoded by the coding sequence GTGAGCGAGTTCATTCCCCCGGCAAAGCCCATCATCGGCGACGAGGAACGCGAAGCGGTCGACCGCGTGCTGCGCAGCGGCATGGTCGCTCAGGGGCCCGAGGTGGCCGCCTTCGAGCGCGAGTTCGCCGACCACTTCGTCGACGGGCGCCCGGTCGTCGCCGTGAACTCGGGCACCGCCGGACTGCACCTCGGTCTGCTCGCCGCGGGCGTCGGAGCGGGCGACGAGGTCATCGTCCCCTCCTTCACGTTCGCCGCGACCGGCAACTCGGTCGCCCTCACCGGAGCGACGCCGGTGTTCGCCGACATCGAGCCCGACACGTTCACCCTCGATCCGGCGGCGGTGGAGGCATCCATCACCGACAAGACCACGGGCATCATGCCCGTGCACCTGTACGGTCACCCGGCACGGATGCGCGAGCTCGAGGCGATCGCAGCCAAGCACGGCCTCGACCTCTACGAAGACGCCGCGCAGGCCCACGGCGCCGCGCTCGACGGCCGCCCGGTCGGCACGTTCGGCGCGTTCGCGATGTTCTCGCTCTACCCGACCAAGAACATGACCAGCGGCGAGGGCGGCATGATCTCCGCCGCCGACGAGCAGATCGCGCGCCGTGCGCGCCTGCTGCGCAACCAGGGCATGGAGCGCCAGTACGACAACGAGGTCGTCGGCTTCAACGCGCGCATGACCGACATCCACGCCGCCATCGGCCGCGTGCAGCTGACGAAGGTGGATGCCTGGACTGCCCAGCGCCGCCAGAACGCGGCGTTCCTCGACGCGAACTTGCGCGGTGTCGTCGTGCCGCCGGTCGTCGACGGGGCAGTGCACGTCTACCACCAGTACACGATCCGCGTCGAAGACGACCGCGACGGCTTCGTGCGGGCACTCAAGGAGGAGCACGCGGTCGGCAGCGGGGTCTACTACCCGATCCCGAACCACCGTCTGCCGTCCCTGGCCCCGTACGCGCCCGGGCTCGAGCTGCCTCAGACCGAGAAGGCCGCGAGCGAAGTCGTCTCGCTACCGGTGCACCCCTCGCTGTCGCAGGACGACCTCGAGCGGATCGTCGCCGCCGTGAACGCCGTCGCGGGGGCGGGCGCCTGA
- a CDS encoding acyltransferase, protein MTHSSAVRIVDSADVSPDAVIGEGSSVWHLAQVREKAVLGAGCIVGRGAYIGTGVVMGDHCKVQNYALVYEPARLGDGVFIGPAVVLTNDTYPRAINPDGSLKSAHDWEPVGVTIERGASIGARATCVAPVTIGEWATVAAGAVVVKDVPAHALVAGVPARRIGWVGTAGVPLAQDADGIWVCPTTGDRYVEADGALKKETA, encoded by the coding sequence GTGACCCATTCCTCCGCCGTGCGCATCGTCGACTCGGCAGATGTCTCGCCCGACGCCGTCATCGGCGAGGGCTCATCCGTCTGGCATCTCGCTCAGGTGCGCGAGAAGGCCGTGCTCGGCGCCGGGTGCATCGTCGGCCGCGGCGCGTACATCGGCACCGGCGTGGTCATGGGCGACCACTGCAAGGTGCAGAACTACGCGCTCGTGTACGAGCCCGCACGCCTGGGCGACGGCGTCTTCATCGGACCGGCCGTCGTCCTCACCAACGACACCTACCCCCGCGCCATCAACCCCGACGGCTCGCTCAAGAGCGCGCACGACTGGGAGCCGGTGGGCGTCACCATCGAGCGCGGCGCCTCGATCGGCGCGCGCGCGACCTGCGTGGCACCGGTGACGATCGGCGAATGGGCGACGGTCGCCGCCGGCGCCGTTGTCGTCAAGGACGTGCCGGCGCACGCGCTCGTCGCCGGCGTGCCGGCCCGCCGGATCGGCTGGGTGGGCACCGCGGGCGTGCCGCTGGCACAGGACGCGGACGGCATCTGGGTCTGCCCGACGACCGGGGACCGGTACGTCGAGGCCGACGGAGCACTGAAGAAGGAGACCGCGTGA
- a CDS encoding glycosyltransferase: MSGASADRATVVIASRLFVPEVSAGAFRLGALARGLVSAGAAAEVVTTIPPRHAPAADDPPGVRVRRWPVLRDRGGNVRGYVQYLSFDAPLLLRILFRPWRVAVAESPPTTGLVVALAAAVRRRPFAYYAADVWTDGVISMGAARPVVSLMRAMETAVLRSAAVTLSVSDEVTERLVLLGADRTRIATIGNGIDTGVFTPDAEPAAPGERYFVYTGTMSEWQQPDVFVRAFAQIAGDHPEVRLRFFGQGAVQERLQRLAAELVPGRVEFGGVVSPAESARWIRGAVASLVSIVPGIGYDFARPTKSYAAAACGTPVLYAGAHTGGALVRDNELGEAVAFETAAVAAAMHDLLAQQRAGETERRRAERAAWARETVSLDAVGERAAAAVLSALGTSEPGASPAAH; encoded by the coding sequence GTGAGCGGCGCATCCGCCGACCGCGCGACGGTCGTCATCGCATCGCGCCTGTTCGTGCCCGAGGTGAGCGCCGGGGCGTTCCGGCTGGGAGCGCTCGCCCGCGGCCTGGTCTCCGCCGGCGCGGCCGCGGAGGTCGTCACGACGATCCCGCCGCGGCATGCTCCCGCCGCCGACGATCCCCCCGGCGTGCGGGTGCGTCGCTGGCCGGTGCTGCGCGACCGCGGCGGCAATGTGCGGGGGTACGTCCAGTACCTGAGCTTCGACGCGCCGCTGCTGCTGCGCATCCTGTTCCGCCCGTGGCGTGTGGCGGTGGCCGAGTCGCCGCCGACCACCGGCCTGGTCGTGGCCCTGGCGGCCGCCGTCCGACGCCGGCCGTTCGCGTACTACGCCGCGGACGTGTGGACCGATGGCGTGATCTCCATGGGCGCCGCCCGTCCGGTCGTCTCGCTGATGCGCGCGATGGAGACCGCCGTCCTCCGCAGCGCGGCGGTCACGCTGTCGGTCTCCGACGAGGTCACCGAGCGCCTGGTGCTGCTCGGGGCCGACCGCACACGCATCGCGACGATCGGCAACGGCATCGACACCGGCGTGTTCACGCCCGATGCGGAGCCGGCCGCCCCGGGGGAGCGGTACTTCGTCTACACCGGCACCATGTCGGAGTGGCAGCAGCCGGACGTGTTCGTCCGCGCCTTCGCGCAGATCGCCGGGGACCATCCGGAGGTGCGCCTGCGCTTCTTCGGCCAGGGCGCTGTGCAGGAGCGGCTCCAGCGGCTCGCCGCAGAGCTCGTGCCGGGGCGCGTCGAGTTCGGGGGCGTCGTGAGCCCCGCCGAATCGGCCCGGTGGATCCGCGGCGCGGTGGCATCCCTCGTCTCCATCGTTCCCGGCATCGGGTACGACTTCGCGCGCCCCACCAAGTCGTACGCCGCGGCCGCCTGCGGAACGCCCGTCCTCTACGCGGGCGCGCACACGGGTGGCGCGCTCGTGCGCGATAACGAGCTGGGGGAGGCCGTGGCGTTCGAGACAGCGGCGGTGGCCGCTGCCATGCACGACCTCCTGGCCCAGCAGCGTGCCGGCGAAACCGAGCGGCGCCGTGCCGAGCGTGCCGCGTGGGCGCGCGAGACGGTCTCGCTCGACGCCGTCGGCGAACGGGCCGCCGCCGCGGTCCTCTCGGCGCTCGGAACCTCGGAGCCGGGAGCGTCCCCGGCCGCCCACTAG
- a CDS encoding DUF2304 domain-containing protein codes for MNPVAYAFGIVAAVLALLAIIELMRRTTLRERHAVWWLVGGVLALLIAIFPQTLTWAAALLGVAVPANLVFFIAIGLLFLVSLQYGAELTRVEDKLRTLAERTAFLERRVEAVEEARSSERAGDETGHDEAGEQR; via the coding sequence ATGAACCCGGTGGCCTACGCGTTCGGGATCGTCGCGGCGGTGCTCGCGCTGCTCGCGATCATCGAGCTGATGCGCCGCACCACGCTGCGCGAACGCCACGCGGTGTGGTGGCTCGTCGGCGGCGTGCTCGCGCTGCTGATCGCGATCTTCCCGCAGACGCTCACGTGGGCGGCGGCGCTGCTGGGCGTCGCCGTGCCGGCGAACCTCGTCTTCTTCATCGCCATCGGGCTGCTCTTCCTGGTGAGCCTGCAGTACGGCGCCGAGCTCACGCGCGTGGAGGACAAGCTGCGCACGCTCGCGGAGCGCACCGCGTTCCTGGAGCGGCGCGTCGAGGCCGTCGAGGAGGCGCGGTCCTCGGAGCGCGCGGGCGACGAGACGGGCCACGACGAGGCGGGCGAGCAGCGGTGA
- a CDS encoding glycosyltransferase family 2 protein: MPGPANNLLVVVPALNEQESVATVVEGIRAAVPQAEVVVIDDGSSDATAEVARAAGAIVLRLPYNLGVGGAMRAGFRYARDHGHEIVVQVDADGQHDPAYIAELLAGLDEADIVIGARFAGIGDYGARGPRRWAMRVLAWAVSGVAGRRLSDVTSGFKATGPAAVRLFAHTYPAEYLGDTVEALVIAARSGLRIRQVPVAMRPRQAGSPSHQPLKATVYLLRACVAFLLALLRPRVPVPAEAVR; the protein is encoded by the coding sequence ATGCCCGGTCCAGCGAACAATCTCCTCGTCGTCGTTCCGGCGCTGAACGAGCAGGAGTCCGTCGCGACCGTGGTCGAGGGCATCCGCGCCGCGGTCCCGCAGGCCGAGGTCGTCGTGATCGACGACGGCTCATCCGACGCCACCGCCGAGGTCGCGCGGGCGGCGGGAGCGATCGTGCTCCGCCTCCCGTACAACCTGGGCGTGGGCGGCGCGATGCGCGCCGGCTTCCGCTATGCGCGCGATCACGGCCACGAGATCGTCGTGCAGGTCGATGCCGACGGGCAGCACGACCCGGCCTACATCGCCGAGCTCCTCGCCGGTCTCGACGAGGCCGACATCGTGATCGGCGCCCGATTCGCCGGCATCGGCGACTACGGCGCGCGCGGACCCCGCCGCTGGGCGATGCGCGTGCTCGCGTGGGCGGTTAGCGGTGTCGCCGGACGGCGGCTGAGCGACGTCACCAGCGGCTTCAAGGCGACCGGACCTGCGGCGGTGCGGCTGTTCGCCCACACCTACCCGGCCGAGTACCTGGGCGACACCGTGGAGGCGCTGGTCATCGCGGCGCGATCGGGCCTGCGCATCCGCCAGGTGCCGGTCGCGATGCGTCCCCGTCAGGCGGGCTCCCCGTCGCATCAGCCGCTGAAGGCCACCGTCTATCTGCTGCGCGCGTGCGTGGCGTTCCTGCTGGCGCTGCTGCGACCGCGCGTGCCCGTTCCCGCGGAGGCGGTGCGATGA
- a CDS encoding DUF6541 family protein, with translation MIGDWVVQAPVLLVALAVVFGPGLLIGAGLRLRGLALWALAPVASTAVIALLALGYEAVGIPWTSLSILIGLAGAAAVAWAFRLVLGAPARRPAADPRGRTLVLAGLAVGVLLCAARLVVYVNEPDAISQTNDAVFHLNALRWILETGSASSLTVSGVIGGSGFYPAAWHALTSATMLLTGAEIPVAANMMSLVVAAAIWPVGLAWFTRTVVGGRVGPTAIAAALAGSLHAFPMLMFQWGILYSYSLSLALLPAVAALVIGAPAWLSGEGPVTGRARSAVLLAAMVLAGLGAIALSQPAVLLAWALLCATWFAWWAGRRLRDAARRERTVLITALAAVLVGVAVLWIVLSRSTSGSHWPPFRGKVAVLADVLLNAPVLLPPALGVSILMVIGLVVAVRRPPLRWLAVVWLAFAGLYALCAAVGNPLVRRYALGAWYADPYRLAAMLPLVVLPLAAIGLSAVATWAVARISKREADSAERVATGWSVAAVGAFGTLALVLAPVIQMPAVTENSRDAESRFVTEDYLSPDERTLIERLDETIADDATVIGNPATGMGFGYMLSGEDVSPRTWATPLTSDWTVLGERLRDAGTDPEVCDALAVYGDPEYVLDFGEGEPGPGRYVYAGMADFAGQPGFELVDSEGEASLWRITACAP, from the coding sequence GTGATCGGCGACTGGGTGGTCCAGGCGCCGGTGCTGCTGGTCGCCCTGGCGGTCGTCTTCGGACCGGGCCTGCTGATCGGCGCCGGCCTGCGCCTTCGCGGCCTGGCGCTGTGGGCGCTGGCCCCGGTGGCGAGCACCGCCGTGATCGCGCTGCTCGCGCTCGGCTACGAGGCGGTGGGCATCCCCTGGACGTCGCTGTCGATCCTCATCGGCCTCGCGGGGGCGGCCGCGGTCGCGTGGGCGTTCCGGCTGGTGCTGGGGGCGCCCGCCCGCCGTCCCGCTGCGGACCCACGCGGACGCACGCTCGTGCTGGCGGGTCTCGCCGTGGGCGTGCTCCTGTGCGCCGCGCGGCTCGTCGTGTACGTGAACGAGCCGGATGCGATCTCGCAGACCAACGACGCCGTGTTCCATCTCAACGCGCTGCGCTGGATCCTCGAGACCGGCTCGGCGTCGTCGCTCACCGTCAGCGGTGTGATCGGCGGGTCCGGGTTCTATCCCGCGGCCTGGCACGCCCTCACGTCGGCGACCATGCTGCTGACGGGCGCCGAGATCCCCGTGGCTGCGAACATGATGTCGCTCGTCGTCGCGGCGGCGATCTGGCCGGTCGGACTGGCGTGGTTCACGCGCACGGTCGTCGGCGGGCGGGTGGGCCCGACGGCCATCGCCGCGGCGCTGGCGGGTTCGCTGCACGCCTTCCCGATGCTGATGTTCCAGTGGGGCATCCTCTATTCCTACTCGCTCTCCCTCGCGCTTCTGCCGGCCGTCGCGGCGCTCGTGATCGGCGCGCCGGCCTGGCTGTCGGGCGAGGGCCCGGTCACCGGTCGTGCGCGGTCTGCGGTGCTCCTGGCGGCGATGGTCCTCGCCGGCCTCGGCGCGATCGCGCTGTCCCAGCCGGCCGTGCTGCTGGCGTGGGCGCTCCTGTGCGCGACGTGGTTCGCCTGGTGGGCCGGTCGCCGGCTGCGGGATGCCGCGCGGCGGGAGCGGACGGTGCTCATCACCGCGCTGGCGGCCGTGCTGGTCGGCGTCGCGGTGCTGTGGATCGTGCTCAGCAGGAGCACGTCGGGTTCGCACTGGCCGCCCTTCCGCGGCAAGGTCGCCGTGCTGGCCGATGTGCTCCTCAACGCCCCGGTGCTGCTGCCGCCCGCCCTCGGCGTCAGCATCCTCATGGTCATCGGCCTCGTCGTCGCCGTCCGCCGCCCGCCGCTGCGCTGGCTCGCCGTCGTCTGGCTCGCCTTCGCCGGGCTCTACGCGCTGTGCGCCGCGGTCGGCAATCCGCTCGTGCGCCGTTACGCCCTCGGCGCCTGGTACGCCGACCCCTACCGCCTGGCGGCCATGCTGCCCCTGGTCGTGCTGCCGCTGGCGGCGATCGGCCTGTCGGCCGTCGCCACGTGGGCGGTCGCGCGGATCTCGAAGCGCGAGGCGGATTCCGCGGAGCGCGTCGCGACCGGCTGGTCGGTCGCCGCTGTGGGCGCGTTCGGCACCCTCGCCCTCGTGCTGGCCCCGGTCATCCAGATGCCCGCGGTCACCGAGAACAGCAGGGACGCCGAATCCCGCTTCGTGACCGAGGACTACCTCTCGCCCGACGAGCGGACGCTCATCGAGCGCCTCGACGAGACGATCGCGGACGACGCGACCGTCATCGGCAACCCCGCAACGGGCATGGGATTCGGGTACATGCTGTCGGGCGAGGACGTGTCGCCGCGCACGTGGGCGACGCCCCTCACCTCCGACTGGACGGTGCTGGGCGAGCGGCTGCGCGACGCGGGCACCGACCCCGAGGTGTGCGACGCGCTCGCGGTCTACGGCGACCCGGAGTACGTCCTGGACTTCGGCGAGGGCGAGCCCGGGCCGGGACGCTACGTCTACGCGGGCATGGCCGACTTCGCGGGCCAGCCGGGCTTCGAACTGGTCGACAGCGAAGGCGAGGCCTCGCTGTGGAGGATCACCGCGTGCGCTCCGTGA
- a CDS encoding ABC transporter ATP-binding protein translates to MSETIAAQRPSIIVDGVRKRFTLNHALSLKDTVVAWIRRRKLSTQFEALKGIDLVVDEGESVAILGLNGSGKSTLLKLMSGVMSPDDGEVLTRGRVAGLIEVGAGFHPELSGRENIFLNAAILGMSRREIEERYDDIVAFSEIEQFIDQEVKHYSSGMFMRLAFSVAIHVEVDVLLVDEILSVGDAPFREKCRLKFEELIAARKTLLVVSHDLDMVAELCTRGVVLSKGEIIYDGPIAGAVALVDK, encoded by the coding sequence GCATCATCGTCGACGGTGTGCGCAAGCGGTTCACCCTGAACCACGCGCTGTCGTTGAAGGACACCGTGGTCGCGTGGATCCGGCGGCGCAAGCTGTCGACGCAGTTCGAGGCGCTCAAGGGCATCGACCTCGTCGTCGACGAGGGCGAGTCCGTCGCGATCCTCGGCCTCAACGGCTCCGGGAAGTCGACGCTGCTCAAGCTCATGTCGGGCGTCATGAGCCCCGACGACGGAGAGGTCCTCACGCGCGGTCGCGTGGCGGGACTGATCGAGGTGGGCGCCGGGTTCCACCCCGAACTGTCGGGTCGCGAGAACATCTTCCTCAACGCCGCGATCCTGGGAATGAGCCGCAGGGAGATCGAGGAGCGCTACGACGACATCGTGGCATTCAGCGAGATCGAGCAGTTCATCGATCAGGAGGTCAAGCACTACTCCTCGGGGATGTTCATGCGCCTGGCGTTCTCGGTGGCCATCCACGTCGAAGTCGACGTGCTGCTGGTCGACGAGATCCTCTCGGTGGGCGACGCGCCGTTCCGCGAGAAGTGCCGGCTGAAGTTCGAGGAGCTCATCGCGGCACGCAAGACCCTCCTCGTCGTCAGCCACGACCTCGACATGGTCGCCGAGCTGTGCACCCGCGGCGTGGTGCTGAGCAAGGGCGAGATCATCTACGACGGCCCGATCGCCGGCGCCGTCGCCCTGGTGGACAAGTGA